In one Fluviispira vulneris genomic region, the following are encoded:
- a CDS encoding class I SAM-dependent rRNA methyltransferase: MFQILEIDIIDTKYKYFKSPWIFSNQVKHLDDKLLNPEKISLVTLKGTKKIGIYNKTSLISIRLLPDCIMDKVENNSISSEAFIEQLSVYIKKLQNEKNTFTFANKEAYRLSHGDNDGLPALAIDDYKSVLVLQSSAAVGDFLVPYVVEALKRVSDLPIFERSTGQIRKLEQLPERTRWIEKPKIDSSFDISCFFAHLTMNFSLNKAQKTGLFLDQRNNLKYLAELLKSYNIKKSLDICSYAGAWSAIAAQAGVTDLTLIDQDAWALQLAQKNVEQNALHAPLIRTLHGDMFEHLQNLNKSTQKFDLIIADPPAFAKAKKNVAEAKRAYTKMTRLAHNLLNENGILVVCSCSRHIEDQDFLESVSLGLSAQNWVLLHKGEQSPCHTRLATPDSSEYLKCYFIKKRVL; encoded by the coding sequence TTGTTTCAGATCTTAGAAATTGATATCATTGACACTAAGTATAAATATTTTAAAAGTCCATGGATTTTTAGTAATCAGGTTAAACATTTAGATGACAAATTACTCAATCCCGAAAAAATATCTTTAGTTACACTCAAAGGCACAAAAAAAATAGGTATTTATAATAAAACGAGTTTAATCTCTATCCGCTTGTTACCTGATTGTATTATGGATAAAGTAGAAAACAATAGCATATCTTCTGAAGCTTTTATTGAACAACTCTCAGTATATATAAAAAAGCTACAAAATGAAAAAAATACTTTCACATTTGCAAACAAAGAAGCTTACAGACTTTCTCATGGTGACAACGATGGTCTCCCTGCTTTAGCTATTGATGATTATAAATCTGTTCTCGTGCTACAAAGCTCTGCTGCCGTTGGTGATTTTTTAGTTCCATATGTGGTTGAAGCATTAAAGAGAGTGAGTGATTTGCCTATTTTTGAAAGAAGCACAGGACAAATTCGTAAACTCGAACAACTGCCCGAGAGAACCCGTTGGATTGAAAAGCCAAAAATCGATTCTTCCTTCGATATTAGCTGCTTTTTTGCGCATTTAACCATGAATTTTTCCTTAAACAAAGCACAAAAAACAGGTTTATTTTTAGACCAAAGAAATAACTTAAAATATCTTGCAGAACTCCTCAAATCTTATAATATTAAAAAAAGTTTAGACATTTGTAGCTATGCAGGAGCTTGGAGTGCCATTGCTGCACAAGCAGGGGTCACTGACCTCACCTTGATCGATCAAGACGCTTGGGCATTGCAACTTGCACAAAAAAACGTCGAACAAAATGCTTTACACGCTCCACTTATACGCACCTTACATGGAGATATGTTCGAACACTTGCAAAATCTAAATAAATCAACACAAAAATTTGACCTTATCATTGCCGATCCACCTGCATTTGCCAAAGCGAAAAAAAATGTAGCAGAAGCAAAAAGAGCGTATACAAAAATGACCCGGCTTGCTCATAATTTACTAAACGAAAATGGTATCTTAGTTGTATGCAGTTGCAGCCGTCATATCGAAGACCAAGACTTTTTAGAAAGTGTATCGCTTGGTCTGAGTGCTCAAAACTGGGTGCTCCTCCATAAGGGAGAGCAGTCCCCGTGTCACACGCGTTTGGCAACTCCAGATTCTTCTGAATATTTAAAGTGTTACTTTATTAAAAAGAGAGTGCTTTAA
- a CDS encoding dimethylarginine dimethylaminohydrolase family protein, whose amino-acid sequence MHKVIQNVSQLTCSLDSVPAMPLANKVMMVDPAFFNVDTPINAHMVKEDGSLHKLDKNKAQAQWQNLKNAYEQIGFNVFVVEPVKELPDMVFCANQSFPYVDACGNPHAVLSNMFNDRRNQEVSFINSFLCQHHYQTHRIASRTDGFFFESMGDALWIPGKRFILGGYGFRTDKRIYDILSQTAQAPIAIFELTHPKFYHLDTCLSVLNANTALACKEAFTDEGWELLARIFSQIIEVPLLEADSPGFACNAHCPNGKHVIIQSGCIETEKLIRDKGFIPVAVDTSEFIKSGGSVFCMKLMFF is encoded by the coding sequence ATGCATAAAGTGATACAAAATGTATCTCAGTTAACTTGTTCCCTAGATTCTGTTCCCGCAATGCCTCTTGCAAATAAAGTCATGATGGTCGATCCCGCTTTTTTCAATGTCGACACTCCGATCAATGCGCATATGGTAAAAGAAGATGGTTCATTGCATAAACTTGATAAAAATAAAGCTCAAGCGCAATGGCAAAATTTGAAAAATGCATATGAACAAATTGGTTTTAATGTGTTTGTAGTTGAACCTGTTAAAGAACTTCCAGATATGGTTTTTTGCGCAAATCAAAGTTTTCCTTATGTTGATGCCTGCGGAAATCCACATGCTGTGCTTTCGAATATGTTTAACGATCGCCGCAACCAAGAAGTATCCTTTATCAATTCTTTTTTATGTCAGCATCATTATCAAACTCATCGTATTGCTTCACGGACGGATGGGTTTTTCTTTGAGTCAATGGGTGATGCTCTGTGGATTCCTGGAAAACGATTTATTTTGGGAGGCTACGGATTTCGTACAGATAAAAGAATTTATGATATTTTAAGTCAAACGGCTCAAGCTCCGATCGCTATTTTTGAACTGACTCATCCCAAGTTTTATCATTTGGACACATGTTTGAGTGTTTTAAACGCAAACACTGCCCTAGCTTGTAAAGAGGCTTTTACGGATGAGGGATGGGAACTGCTTGCACGCATATTCAGCCAAATTATAGAAGTTCCATTGTTAGAAGCTGATTCCCCTGGTTTTGCATGTAACGCACATTGTCCAAATGGTAAGCATGTGATTATCCAGTCAGGTTGTATTGAGACAGAAAAACTGATTAGAGACAAAGGTTTTATTCCTGTTGCAGTCGATACATCCGAATTTATAAAGTCCGGTGGTTCTGTATTTTGTATGAAATTGATGTTTTTTTAA
- the pdhA gene encoding pyruvate dehydrogenase (acetyl-transferring) E1 component subunit alpha, with the protein MTQKLSNQLLVAFYKEMLLGRRLEERIGQLYVQQKFSGFCHLYIGQEAVSTGCLNAIRKGQDYVITGYRDHVAPVVLGMDPGVMIAELLGKVTGCARGKGGSMHMFSEKLRFMGGHGIVGGQVPLAAGAGWKIKYNKEDLVSLCFLGDAASNQGQFHEALNMAAIWDLPCIFIIENNKYGMGTAISRTCSLTNLSDRAKAYNMRQAVVDGRNVVNTYNQMKEIVEETRKTSKPILVEIQTYRFRGHSVSDPGNYRTKEEVEKERARDCLVLLKETMLAQKAAKEDDFEKFEEEIADKVDAAVAFAEDSPEPELDELYKHVLV; encoded by the coding sequence ATGACTCAAAAATTATCAAATCAGCTTCTTGTAGCTTTTTATAAAGAAATGCTACTCGGCCGTCGCCTTGAAGAGCGCATCGGACAGCTTTATGTTCAACAAAAATTTAGTGGATTTTGTCACCTTTATATAGGTCAAGAAGCTGTTTCGACCGGCTGCTTAAATGCCATTCGCAAGGGTCAAGATTATGTCATAACTGGCTATCGAGATCACGTTGCTCCTGTGGTCTTAGGTATGGATCCAGGTGTTATGATTGCTGAACTTCTTGGCAAAGTCACAGGATGTGCTCGTGGAAAAGGCGGATCCATGCACATGTTCTCTGAAAAACTTCGGTTTATGGGTGGACATGGCATTGTGGGTGGACAAGTTCCTCTCGCAGCAGGAGCAGGCTGGAAAATCAAATACAACAAGGAAGATCTTGTTTCTCTTTGCTTTTTAGGCGATGCCGCTTCGAACCAAGGCCAGTTCCATGAAGCACTTAACATGGCAGCTATTTGGGATCTTCCTTGCATATTTATTATCGAAAATAATAAATATGGCATGGGAACAGCTATTTCTCGCACATGTTCATTGACGAATCTTTCTGACAGAGCGAAAGCTTACAATATGCGGCAAGCTGTTGTTGATGGCAGAAATGTCGTGAACACATATAACCAAATGAAAGAAATTGTCGAAGAAACCCGTAAAACCTCAAAGCCAATTCTCGTTGAGATTCAAACCTATCGTTTCAGAGGCCACTCTGTGTCTGACCCAGGCAATTACCGTACAAAGGAAGAAGTTGAAAAAGAACGCGCACGGGATTGTCTTGTCTTGCTCAAGGAAACTATGCTTGCACAAAAAGCTGCAAAAGAAGACGACTTTGAAAAATTTGAAGAAGAAATTGCAGATAAAGTAGATGCGGCTGTTGCCTTTGCAGAAGATTCACCAGAACCAGAACTCGACGAACTTTATAAACATGTTCTTGTTTAA
- a CDS encoding pyruvate dehydrogenase complex E1 component subunit beta — MAILTLREALNQAMSEEMERDPSVFLMGEEVAEYDGAYKVSKGMLAKFGPMRVVDSPISEAGFAGLGVGAAMCGLRPIIEMMTWNFAIQAFDQIINHAAKMLYMSGGQYKVPMVIRGPHGAAHMLSAQHSQCVDHMLVNCPGLKIISTIDPADAKGLMKSAIRDDNTVLFLESEMLYGRSGEVPDGEHIVPIGVGVVKRPGSDVTLVAWNKMVLLAQDVATELEKEGISVEIIDPRTLMPLDEEIIFNSVRKTNRLVVLEEGWGVASFGCHIVDRVVKECFDDLDAPPERVTNLFVPMPYNERLEHEVMPTAERTIAAIKAVLYK, encoded by the coding sequence ATGGCTATTTTAACTTTAAGAGAAGCGCTCAATCAAGCAATGAGCGAAGAAATGGAACGTGATCCTAGTGTATTCCTGATGGGCGAAGAAGTTGCTGAATATGATGGAGCTTATAAAGTTTCTAAAGGAATGCTTGCTAAATTTGGTCCTATGCGTGTCGTTGACTCCCCTATTTCCGAAGCTGGTTTTGCTGGTTTGGGCGTGGGCGCAGCTATGTGTGGACTTCGTCCGATTATCGAAATGATGACTTGGAATTTTGCAATCCAAGCTTTCGATCAAATTATCAATCACGCAGCAAAAATGCTCTACATGAGCGGCGGACAATATAAAGTTCCGATGGTTATCCGTGGACCACACGGTGCAGCACACATGTTATCTGCTCAGCACAGTCAATGTGTAGACCATATGCTCGTAAACTGTCCTGGTCTCAAAATTATCAGTACAATCGACCCTGCTGACGCAAAAGGTCTCATGAAATCCGCTATTCGTGATGACAACACAGTTCTCTTTTTAGAAAGCGAAATGCTCTATGGCCGCTCAGGTGAAGTTCCTGATGGCGAACATATTGTGCCCATTGGTGTCGGTGTGGTGAAACGTCCAGGATCCGATGTGACTTTAGTTGCTTGGAATAAAATGGTACTTTTAGCACAAGATGTAGCGACTGAGCTTGAAAAAGAAGGTATCAGCGTCGAAATTATCGATCCTCGTACCCTTATGCCTCTCGATGAAGAAATTATTTTCAATTCCGTTCGTAAAACAAATCGTCTCGTTGTGCTTGAAGAGGGTTGGGGAGTTGCATCTTTTGGCTGCCACATCGTCGATCGCGTTGTGAAAGAATGCTTTGATGACCTCGATGCTCCGCCAGAAAGAGTGACAAATCTTTTTGTACCAATGCCTTATAATGAACGCCTCGAACACGAAGTTATGCCAACTGCAGAAAGAACCATTGCTGCAATTAAGGCTGTTTTATATAAATAA